One Triticum dicoccoides isolate Atlit2015 ecotype Zavitan chromosome 5B, WEW_v2.0, whole genome shotgun sequence genomic window carries:
- the LOC119309502 gene encoding uncharacterized protein LOC119309502 isoform X1 encodes MDRGIEMFVLDALKNGYFPIVMNPRGCGGSPVTTPRLFTAADSDDICTTIRFINSKRPWTTIMGVGWGYGANMLTKYLVEAGESTPLTAAVCIDNPFDLQEATRTFPHNIALDQKLTAGLVDILRANKELFQGKDKDFDVQKALSANCLRDFDGAISMVSHGFANVDDFYSENSVRPLVAGVKIPVLFIQSDDGTVPLLSVPRSSISENPFTSLLLCSCVHSTGFTFERYTELWCQNLTLEWLSAVEFALLKGRHPLIKDVDITVNPSKGLAFTAPQPNDKKVPKEDNFHEQAQFFLSNNFPHGINGLLNDSANEYYGAQNSENGLLTDSANGYSGAQNSENGLLTDSANGYSGAQNSKNGLLTDSANGYSGAQNSENGLLKDNGDVGRISKEADEEEPEEIPEDVEKGHVLQSAGLVMNMLDATMPGTLDDDQKKKVMVAVEQGESLVKALEEAVPEDVRGKLTSSVTEILQSKRHNFNLDALKRGWANARSTTKTVVQEKVKESDHESGVKDAKIVDQNRSVTSIGEGDQKDTNLTSNDNNPAEGIDLSQSKPYQASGPVGTGIETGSDQIQLDKPERDSSGVNESSEEKQEADQGSVTDPKHLSDDPSTANSNGTPRERVQSADATAEQNPQSNMVDKEVDAVHTNEDKVALNVADQSTQISKTEESKHPSVNNVRQALDALTDFDDSTQMAVNSVFGVIENMIDQFQKHKDSEDRENSDGATDKPPVDETESDAMVDVDNELSGKDKNPSSSGESQHNTSVKDRPIMSEDHNFSEKKSDLNTVPPSKGKIRNSQRNIPGNDVDGDVGKMVSGSPDYLLDVAASSYLKVQYALYLHEYLTRQLQLQSPGLNSATDLFLDPQEGKWKLADQMDNVQGDISISGKYSFVNEGIKHADSSQAPPRTGNVILPPYSALRNFADSETKRKVIEKLPGTALRQTLTYFITDELTNTLKTEVGRRLGITKAEKLQRSLAHDVERLATQVSRTIVHDSELYRATSVQRNPTTVKFGVVHGENVVEAVSTAVLQSHDLRKVLPVGVIVGVTLASLRNYFHVGVSKHDNLTKAAVKSGILDEDLIIQDAGEGNIDNLSTQKEANADLCTQKEANTDYYNEKPGEHKQQEITKSDGKGMMVGAVTAALGASAFVAHHQQKNAEEHDSMDSTQHNFDDTELEKGQNNLVRSFAEKAMSVAAPVVPKKGGGELDHDRLVAVLAELGQRGGILKFVGKIALLWGGIRGAMSLTDRLILFLRISERPLFQRIVGFSFMVLVLWSPVVIPLLPTLVQSWTISASTGIVGDACIVGLYVSIMILVMLWGKRIRGYEDPVEQYGMNLASSSRLQEFFQGLVGGVSVVWLVHSISILLGFATFREGTPSFLPFDLLKSSRNVLLPALRGFITATSISVVEEVVFRSWLPEEVAVDLGYYNAILMSGVAFSLIHRSLPSVPGFVLLSLVLFGLKQRTQGNLAAPIGLRSGIMTASYLTQTSRIIAFKPETPFWMISTYHLHPFDGAIGLSICALLAILFFPQRPVQKDTFVS; translated from the exons ATGGACAGGGGCATCGAGATGTTCGTGCTGGATGCGCTCAAGAATGGCTACTTCCCCATTGTCATGAACCCCAGAGGGTGCGGCGGATCACCGGTTACTACGCCAAG GTTATTTACAGCGGCTGACAGTGATGACATCTGCACAACGATCCGCTTTATAAACAGCAAAAGGCCATGGACAACAATAATGGGTGTTGGGTggggttatggtgccaatatgctGACAAAGTACCTTGTGGAAGCTGGAGAGTCTACTCCTCTTACGGCTGCTGTTTGTATCGACAATCCTTTTGACCTACAGGAAGCAACAAGAACATTTCCTCATAATATCGCTCTTGATCAAAAGCTCACAGCTGGCTTGGTTGATATTCTGCGTGCCAATAAG GAACTCTTTCAAGGAAAAGATAAAGACTTTGATGTCCAGAAGGCTTTATCGGCGAACTGTTTGCGTGACTTTGATGGAGCAATATCCATGGTTTCACATGGGTTTGCTAATGTTGATGACTTCTATTCGGAAAATAGCGTGAGGCCTTTAGTTGCCGGCGTGAAAATACCTGTACTCTTTATACAG AGTGATGATGGGACTGTGCCACTTTTGTCAGTACCGCGCAGTTCAATATCAGAAAATCCTTTTACCAGCCTTCTCCTTTGTTCTTGTGTACACTCAACTGGATTCACCTTTGAGAGATACACTGAATTATGGTGCCAGAATCTTACCTTAGAG TGGTTGTCAGCAGTGGAGTTTGCTCTTCTTAAGGGTCGTCATCCGCTTATCAAAGATGTGGATATCACTGTTAACCCATCCAAAGGTCTAGCATTCACCGCACCTCAACCGAATGATAAGAAGGTCCCCAAAGAGGACAATTTTCATGAGCAAGCTCAGTTTTTTCTCTCTAATAATTTTCCCCATGGAATAAATGGGCTGCTCAATGATTCTGCAAATGAATATTATGGTGCTCAAAACAGCGAAAATGGGCTGCTCACTGATTCTGCAAATGGATATTCTGGTGCTCAAAACAGCGAAAATGGGCTGCTCACTGATTCTGCAAATGGATATTCTGGTGCCCAAAACAGCAAAAATGGGCTGCTCACTGATTCTGCAAATGGATATTCTGGTGCTCAAAACAGCGAAAACGGGCTGTTAAAAGATAATGGTGACGTAGGCAGGATAAGCAAAGAGGCTGATGAAGAGGAGCCAGAAGAAATTCCTGAAGATGTTGAAAAAGGTCATGTACTACAATCAGCAGGTCTTGTGATGAATATGCTGGATGCTACAATGCCTGGCACTCTGGATGATGATCAAAAGAAGAAG GTTATGGTGGCAGTAGAACAAGGCGAATCCCTTGTGAAAGCTCTAGAAGAAGCTGTACCTGAAGATGTGCGTGGAAAGCTTACGTCGTCTGTGACTGAAATTTTACAATCTAAACGACACAATTTCAATTTGGATGCGTTGAAGCGCGGCTGGGCTAATGCAAGATCAACCACCAAGACAGTGGTCCAAGAAAAGGTCAAAGAGTCGGATCATGAGAGTGGAGTTAaggatgccaaaattgttgaccagAACAGGAGTGTTACATCCATTGGTGAGGGAGACCAAAAAGATACTAATCTGACCTCAAACGACAACAATCCTGCTGAAGGTATTGATTTATCACAATCAAAGCCTTACCAAGCTTCTGGACCTGTCGGAACTGGAATCGAAACGGGAAGTGATCAGATTCAACTCGATAAACCTGAGAGAGATAGCTCTGGAGTGAATGAAAGCAGTGAAGAGAAGCAAGAGGCCGATCAGGGCAGTGTAACAGATCCAAAGCATCTTTCTGATGATCCATCAACAGCCAATTCAAACGGAACTCCCAGAGAGCGAGTGCAGTCGGCAGATGCTACAGCAGAGCAGAATCCACAGTCCAATATGGTAGACAAGGAAGTTGATGCAGTTCACACCAATGAAGATAAGGTTGCACTTAATGTTGCTGATCAGAGCACGCAAATCTCTAAAACAGAAGAATCTAAACATCCGTCAGTTAATAATGTGAGACAGGCATTAGATGCCTTAACTGATTTTGATGACTCGACTCAAATGGCTGTCAATAGTGTGTTCGGAGTTATTGAAAATATGATTGACCAGTTTCAAAAGCACAAGGACTCTGAGGACAGGGAGAATTCTGATGGAGCCACCGATAAGCCTCCTGTGGATGAGACAGAATCTGATGCGATGGTGGATGTGGACAATGAGTTAAGTGGAAAGGACAAAAATCCATCATCATCTGGTGAATCACAACATAATACTTCTGTTAAAGATCGTCCGATCATGTCTGAAGATCATAATTTTAGTGAGAAAAAATCTGATTTGAACACTGTTCCACCTTCGAAAGGAAAAATCAGAAATTCTCAAAGAAATATACCTGGAAATGATGTTGATGGTGATGTCGGGAAGATGGTGAGTGGCTCACCTGATTACTTGTTGGATGTAGCGGCCAGTTCTTATTTGAAGGTGCAGTATGCTTTGTACCTTCATGAATATCTTACAAGACAACTGCAACTTCAGTCACCAGGTTTGAACTCGGCAACTGATCTTTTCCTTGATCCGCAAGAGGGTAAATGGAAACTAGCAGATCAAATGGACAATGTGCAAGGTGACATTTCTATATCTGGAAAATATAGCTTCGTCAATGAAGGGATCAAGCATGCAGATTCCTCGCAAGCTCCACCTAGGACAGGCAATGTCATTTTGCCACCATACTCAGCTCTGCGAAATTTTGCAGATTCTGAAACCAAAAGGAAGGTAATTGAGAAGTTGCCTGGTACTGCTTTGAGACAGACACTCACATACTTTATTACTGATGAGTTAACAAATACCCTCAAAACTGAAGTTGGTCGCAGACTGGGGATAACAAAAGCTGAGAAACTTCAAAGAAGTCTTGCACATGATGTAGAACGACTCGCTACTCAAGTTTCTAGAACTATTGTCCATGACTCTGAGTTATACAGAGCAACATCTGTGCAGAGGAATCCAACGACTGTGAAATTTGGTGTGGTCCATGGCGAAAATGTTGTTGAAGCTGTATCAACTGCAGTTCTGCAATCTCATGATCTGAGAAAGGTTCTTCCAGTGGGTGTAATAGTTGGTGTAACTTTAGCGTCCTTGAGAAACTACTTCCATGTTGGTGTCTCTAAGCATGACAACCTTACAAAAGCTGCGGTCAAGTCAGGAATTTTGGATGAGGATCTTATTATTCAGGATGCCGGCGAAGGAAATATAGATAATCTTTCCACTCAGAAAGAAGCAAATGCTGATCTTTGCACACAAAAAGAAGCAAATACAGATTATTATAACGAAAAACCCGGTGAGCACAAGCAACAGGAGATAACAAAGTCAGATGGTAAAGGCATGATGGTTGGGGCTGTAACGGCTGCCCTAGGTGCTTCTGCATTCGTAGCACATCATCAA CAAAAGAATGCTGAAGAGCATGATAGCATGGATAGCACTCAGCATAATTTTGACGACACTGAACTGGAAAAGGGCCAGAACAACTTAGTGAGAAGCTTTGCTGAGAAAGCCATGTCTGTTGCAGCTCCGGTGGTACCCAAGAAGGGTGGTGGTGAACTTGATCACGATAG GCTTGTTGCTGTTCTAGCTGAACTAGGGCAAAGAGGTGGAATCTTGAAATTTGTGGGGAAAATTGCTCTACTCTGGGGAGGTATTCGTGGTGCTATGAGCTTGACTGACAGGCTCATCTTGTTCTTACGTATCAGCGAACGTCCCTTATTTCAGAG GATTGTGGGATTTTCCTTCATGGTACTTGTTCTATGGTCTCCTGTGGTGATTCCTTTACTGCCAACTCTTGTTCAAAGCTGGACAATAAGCGCTTCAACAGGAATTGTTGGGGATGCTTGCATTGTTGGTCTGTATGTCTCTATAATGATACTTGTAATGCTATGGGGAAAAAGAATACGTGGCTATGAGGATCCAGTTGAGCAATATGGAATGAATCTTGCATCTTCATCAAGG CTGCAAGAATTTTTCCAAGGTCTTGTCGGAGGCGTGTCTGTCGTTTGGTTGGTGCATTCGATAAGCATTTTACTTGGCTTTGCAACTTTTCGAGAAGGGACGCCTTCATTCTTACCATTTGATCTTCTCAAATCTTCAAGAAATGTATTGTTGCCAGCTCTTAGAGGGTTTATCACAGCAACTAGCATTTCTGTGGTGGAAGAAGTGGTTTTCAGATCATGGCTTCCAGAAGAAGTTGCAGTTGATCTTGGTTACTACAATGCTATTCTGATGTCTGGAGTTGCTTTTTCTCTGATTCACCG GTCTCTACCTTCAGTACCAGGCTTTGTGCTACTTTCCCTGGTGCTTTTTGGGCTTAAGCAAAGAACACAAGGGAATCTTGCTGCACCGATTGGCCTGCGATCTGGAATTATGACTGCTAGTTATCTCACACAAACCAGTCGCATTATTGCATTCAAACCTGAAACTCCATTCTGGATGATTAGTACATATCATCTTCATCCGTTTGATGGTGCGATTGGGTTAAGTATTTGTGCATTACTTGCGATCCTTTTCTTCCCTCAGAGACCTGTTCAGAAGGATACATTTGTGTCATGA
- the LOC119309502 gene encoding uncharacterized protein LOC119309502 isoform X2 produces MQWLSAVEFALLKGRHPLIKDVDITVNPSKGLAFTAPQPNDKKVPKEDNFHEQAQFFLSNNFPHGINGLLNDSANEYYGAQNSENGLLTDSANGYSGAQNSENGLLTDSANGYSGAQNSKNGLLTDSANGYSGAQNSENGLLKDNGDVGRISKEADEEEPEEIPEDVEKGHVLQSAGLVMNMLDATMPGTLDDDQKKKVMVAVEQGESLVKALEEAVPEDVRGKLTSSVTEILQSKRHNFNLDALKRGWANARSTTKTVVQEKVKESDHESGVKDAKIVDQNRSVTSIGEGDQKDTNLTSNDNNPAEGIDLSQSKPYQASGPVGTGIETGSDQIQLDKPERDSSGVNESSEEKQEADQGSVTDPKHLSDDPSTANSNGTPRERVQSADATAEQNPQSNMVDKEVDAVHTNEDKVALNVADQSTQISKTEESKHPSVNNVRQALDALTDFDDSTQMAVNSVFGVIENMIDQFQKHKDSEDRENSDGATDKPPVDETESDAMVDVDNELSGKDKNPSSSGESQHNTSVKDRPIMSEDHNFSEKKSDLNTVPPSKGKIRNSQRNIPGNDVDGDVGKMVSGSPDYLLDVAASSYLKVQYALYLHEYLTRQLQLQSPGLNSATDLFLDPQEGKWKLADQMDNVQGDISISGKYSFVNEGIKHADSSQAPPRTGNVILPPYSALRNFADSETKRKVIEKLPGTALRQTLTYFITDELTNTLKTEVGRRLGITKAEKLQRSLAHDVERLATQVSRTIVHDSELYRATSVQRNPTTVKFGVVHGENVVEAVSTAVLQSHDLRKVLPVGVIVGVTLASLRNYFHVGVSKHDNLTKAAVKSGILDEDLIIQDAGEGNIDNLSTQKEANADLCTQKEANTDYYNEKPGEHKQQEITKSDGKGMMVGAVTAALGASAFVAHHQQKNAEEHDSMDSTQHNFDDTELEKGQNNLVRSFAEKAMSVAAPVVPKKGGGELDHDRLVAVLAELGQRGGILKFVGKIALLWGGIRGAMSLTDRLILFLRISERPLFQRIVGFSFMVLVLWSPVVIPLLPTLVQSWTISASTGIVGDACIVGLYVSIMILVMLWGKRIRGYEDPVEQYGMNLASSSRLQEFFQGLVGGVSVVWLVHSISILLGFATFREGTPSFLPFDLLKSSRNVLLPALRGFITATSISVVEEVVFRSWLPEEVAVDLGYYNAILMSGVAFSLIHRSLPSVPGFVLLSLVLFGLKQRTQGNLAAPIGLRSGIMTASYLTQTSRIIAFKPETPFWMISTYHLHPFDGAIGLSICALLAILFFPQRPVQKDTFVS; encoded by the exons ATGCAGTGGTTGTCAGCAGTGGAGTTTGCTCTTCTTAAGGGTCGTCATCCGCTTATCAAAGATGTGGATATCACTGTTAACCCATCCAAAGGTCTAGCATTCACCGCACCTCAACCGAATGATAAGAAGGTCCCCAAAGAGGACAATTTTCATGAGCAAGCTCAGTTTTTTCTCTCTAATAATTTTCCCCATGGAATAAATGGGCTGCTCAATGATTCTGCAAATGAATATTATGGTGCTCAAAACAGCGAAAATGGGCTGCTCACTGATTCTGCAAATGGATATTCTGGTGCTCAAAACAGCGAAAATGGGCTGCTCACTGATTCTGCAAATGGATATTCTGGTGCCCAAAACAGCAAAAATGGGCTGCTCACTGATTCTGCAAATGGATATTCTGGTGCTCAAAACAGCGAAAACGGGCTGTTAAAAGATAATGGTGACGTAGGCAGGATAAGCAAAGAGGCTGATGAAGAGGAGCCAGAAGAAATTCCTGAAGATGTTGAAAAAGGTCATGTACTACAATCAGCAGGTCTTGTGATGAATATGCTGGATGCTACAATGCCTGGCACTCTGGATGATGATCAAAAGAAGAAG GTTATGGTGGCAGTAGAACAAGGCGAATCCCTTGTGAAAGCTCTAGAAGAAGCTGTACCTGAAGATGTGCGTGGAAAGCTTACGTCGTCTGTGACTGAAATTTTACAATCTAAACGACACAATTTCAATTTGGATGCGTTGAAGCGCGGCTGGGCTAATGCAAGATCAACCACCAAGACAGTGGTCCAAGAAAAGGTCAAAGAGTCGGATCATGAGAGTGGAGTTAaggatgccaaaattgttgaccagAACAGGAGTGTTACATCCATTGGTGAGGGAGACCAAAAAGATACTAATCTGACCTCAAACGACAACAATCCTGCTGAAGGTATTGATTTATCACAATCAAAGCCTTACCAAGCTTCTGGACCTGTCGGAACTGGAATCGAAACGGGAAGTGATCAGATTCAACTCGATAAACCTGAGAGAGATAGCTCTGGAGTGAATGAAAGCAGTGAAGAGAAGCAAGAGGCCGATCAGGGCAGTGTAACAGATCCAAAGCATCTTTCTGATGATCCATCAACAGCCAATTCAAACGGAACTCCCAGAGAGCGAGTGCAGTCGGCAGATGCTACAGCAGAGCAGAATCCACAGTCCAATATGGTAGACAAGGAAGTTGATGCAGTTCACACCAATGAAGATAAGGTTGCACTTAATGTTGCTGATCAGAGCACGCAAATCTCTAAAACAGAAGAATCTAAACATCCGTCAGTTAATAATGTGAGACAGGCATTAGATGCCTTAACTGATTTTGATGACTCGACTCAAATGGCTGTCAATAGTGTGTTCGGAGTTATTGAAAATATGATTGACCAGTTTCAAAAGCACAAGGACTCTGAGGACAGGGAGAATTCTGATGGAGCCACCGATAAGCCTCCTGTGGATGAGACAGAATCTGATGCGATGGTGGATGTGGACAATGAGTTAAGTGGAAAGGACAAAAATCCATCATCATCTGGTGAATCACAACATAATACTTCTGTTAAAGATCGTCCGATCATGTCTGAAGATCATAATTTTAGTGAGAAAAAATCTGATTTGAACACTGTTCCACCTTCGAAAGGAAAAATCAGAAATTCTCAAAGAAATATACCTGGAAATGATGTTGATGGTGATGTCGGGAAGATGGTGAGTGGCTCACCTGATTACTTGTTGGATGTAGCGGCCAGTTCTTATTTGAAGGTGCAGTATGCTTTGTACCTTCATGAATATCTTACAAGACAACTGCAACTTCAGTCACCAGGTTTGAACTCGGCAACTGATCTTTTCCTTGATCCGCAAGAGGGTAAATGGAAACTAGCAGATCAAATGGACAATGTGCAAGGTGACATTTCTATATCTGGAAAATATAGCTTCGTCAATGAAGGGATCAAGCATGCAGATTCCTCGCAAGCTCCACCTAGGACAGGCAATGTCATTTTGCCACCATACTCAGCTCTGCGAAATTTTGCAGATTCTGAAACCAAAAGGAAGGTAATTGAGAAGTTGCCTGGTACTGCTTTGAGACAGACACTCACATACTTTATTACTGATGAGTTAACAAATACCCTCAAAACTGAAGTTGGTCGCAGACTGGGGATAACAAAAGCTGAGAAACTTCAAAGAAGTCTTGCACATGATGTAGAACGACTCGCTACTCAAGTTTCTAGAACTATTGTCCATGACTCTGAGTTATACAGAGCAACATCTGTGCAGAGGAATCCAACGACTGTGAAATTTGGTGTGGTCCATGGCGAAAATGTTGTTGAAGCTGTATCAACTGCAGTTCTGCAATCTCATGATCTGAGAAAGGTTCTTCCAGTGGGTGTAATAGTTGGTGTAACTTTAGCGTCCTTGAGAAACTACTTCCATGTTGGTGTCTCTAAGCATGACAACCTTACAAAAGCTGCGGTCAAGTCAGGAATTTTGGATGAGGATCTTATTATTCAGGATGCCGGCGAAGGAAATATAGATAATCTTTCCACTCAGAAAGAAGCAAATGCTGATCTTTGCACACAAAAAGAAGCAAATACAGATTATTATAACGAAAAACCCGGTGAGCACAAGCAACAGGAGATAACAAAGTCAGATGGTAAAGGCATGATGGTTGGGGCTGTAACGGCTGCCCTAGGTGCTTCTGCATTCGTAGCACATCATCAA CAAAAGAATGCTGAAGAGCATGATAGCATGGATAGCACTCAGCATAATTTTGACGACACTGAACTGGAAAAGGGCCAGAACAACTTAGTGAGAAGCTTTGCTGAGAAAGCCATGTCTGTTGCAGCTCCGGTGGTACCCAAGAAGGGTGGTGGTGAACTTGATCACGATAG GCTTGTTGCTGTTCTAGCTGAACTAGGGCAAAGAGGTGGAATCTTGAAATTTGTGGGGAAAATTGCTCTACTCTGGGGAGGTATTCGTGGTGCTATGAGCTTGACTGACAGGCTCATCTTGTTCTTACGTATCAGCGAACGTCCCTTATTTCAGAG GATTGTGGGATTTTCCTTCATGGTACTTGTTCTATGGTCTCCTGTGGTGATTCCTTTACTGCCAACTCTTGTTCAAAGCTGGACAATAAGCGCTTCAACAGGAATTGTTGGGGATGCTTGCATTGTTGGTCTGTATGTCTCTATAATGATACTTGTAATGCTATGGGGAAAAAGAATACGTGGCTATGAGGATCCAGTTGAGCAATATGGAATGAATCTTGCATCTTCATCAAGG CTGCAAGAATTTTTCCAAGGTCTTGTCGGAGGCGTGTCTGTCGTTTGGTTGGTGCATTCGATAAGCATTTTACTTGGCTTTGCAACTTTTCGAGAAGGGACGCCTTCATTCTTACCATTTGATCTTCTCAAATCTTCAAGAAATGTATTGTTGCCAGCTCTTAGAGGGTTTATCACAGCAACTAGCATTTCTGTGGTGGAAGAAGTGGTTTTCAGATCATGGCTTCCAGAAGAAGTTGCAGTTGATCTTGGTTACTACAATGCTATTCTGATGTCTGGAGTTGCTTTTTCTCTGATTCACCG GTCTCTACCTTCAGTACCAGGCTTTGTGCTACTTTCCCTGGTGCTTTTTGGGCTTAAGCAAAGAACACAAGGGAATCTTGCTGCACCGATTGGCCTGCGATCTGGAATTATGACTGCTAGTTATCTCACACAAACCAGTCGCATTATTGCATTCAAACCTGAAACTCCATTCTGGATGATTAGTACATATCATCTTCATCCGTTTGATGGTGCGATTGGGTTAAGTATTTGTGCATTACTTGCGATCCTTTTCTTCCCTCAGAGACCTGTTCAGAAGGATACATTTGTGTCATGA